A genomic stretch from Deltaproteobacteria bacterium includes:
- the nadD gene encoding nicotinate-nucleotide adenylyltransferase, translating to MRLGLFGGTFNPIHYGHLRSAEEILESLALDRLLFIPAAQPPHKDSGGITPFATRLEMTRLAVEGHPVFEVSDIEGQRPGRSYSIETLRQFRESHGAAAEIFFILGLDAILEINTWKDYRQLFTLCHFVVLDRPGSERQQLASVLQQEVHPQFRYQAEVDAFLHPSGYQVFFRRTTLLDISSTRIRRLAGQGKSIRYLLPEAVRRYILLNKLYL from the coding sequence GTGCGCCTGGGACTATTCGGCGGCACGTTTAATCCCATTCATTACGGGCATCTGCGCTCCGCGGAGGAGATCCTGGAGTCACTGGCCCTGGACCGGCTGTTATTTATTCCCGCCGCCCAGCCACCCCATAAGGATAGCGGAGGCATAACCCCCTTTGCCACCCGCCTGGAGATGACCCGCCTGGCAGTCGAGGGCCATCCGGTCTTTGAGGTCTCGGATATCGAGGGCCAGCGGCCGGGCCGATCTTATTCCATTGAAACCCTGCGGCAGTTTCGGGAAAGCCATGGCGCGGCGGCGGAGATTTTTTTTATTCTGGGCCTGGATGCCATCCTGGAAATCAATACCTGGAAAGATTACCGCCAGTTATTTACCCTGTGCCATTTTGTGGTCTTAGACCGGCCCGGCTCCGAGCGGCAGCAACTGGCCAGCGTACTCCAACAAGAAGTCCATCCCCAGTTCCGCTATCAGGCAGAAGTGGATGCTTTTCTGCACCCTTCAGGTTACCAAGTGTTTTTTCGCCGCACTACTCTCTTAGATATCTCCTCGACCCGCATTCGCCGACTGGCGGGCCAGGGAAAATCTATCCGTTACCTCTTGCCGGAAGCGGTCAGAAGATATATATTACTTAATAAATTATATCTATAA
- a CDS encoding zinc ribbon domain-containing protein — protein sequence MPIYEYQCQKCKHISDFLILNRQEPLTPICPRCGGQEMVRIMSRFRARLSEETRMERLADPSRLGRLDENDPRSMAKFIKEMGHEMGEDISQDEVDQMVEEAMEAEGGDSAAGLDD from the coding sequence ATGCCGATCTACGAATATCAATGTCAAAAATGTAAGCACATTTCAGACTTTTTGATCCTCAATCGTCAAGAACCTCTTACGCCGATCTGCCCCCGGTGCGGCGGTCAGGAAATGGTGCGGATCATGTCCCGGTTCCGAGCCCGCCTCTCTGAGGAGACCCGGATGGAACGCCTGGCCGATCCGTCCCGCCTGGGGAGATTGGATGAGAATGACCCCCGCAGTATGGCCAAATTCATCAAAGAGATGGGACACGAAATGGGAGAAGACATCTCTCAGGACGAAGTTGACCAGATGGTGGAAGAGGCCATGGAGGCAGAGGGCGGGGACTCTGCCGCAGGCCTGGATGATTAA
- the rsfS gene encoding ribosome silencing factor: MGKPLKGIKATAGNKVQFCAQSLVEKKAQDLVILDVRSLSSFTDYFIICSGNSRRQVVALAQHLEEALRRLGEKPLGIEGLEEGQWVLLDYNDVIIHIFSQPMREFYDLENLWAEAPRQFLETGLTSETQSVGDYRA, encoded by the coding sequence ATGGGGAAACCTCTGAAGGGAATAAAAGCAACTGCCGGCAACAAAGTCCAGTTCTGTGCCCAGAGCTTGGTGGAAAAAAAGGCCCAAGACCTGGTAATTTTAGATGTTCGGTCGTTGTCGTCTTTTACTGACTATTTTATTATCTGCTCCGGTAACTCTCGTCGCCAGGTGGTGGCCCTGGCTCAGCACCTGGAAGAGGCATTGCGCCGACTTGGAGAAAAACCGTTAGGTATTGAGGGCCTGGAAGAAGGACAATGGGTGCTATTAGATTATAATGATGTAATTATCCACATCTTTTCTCAGCCCATGCGGGAATTTTATGATTTAGAAAATCTGTGGGCGGAGGCGCCCCGCCAGTTCCTAGAAACTGGTCTGACTTCTGAAACGCAGTCAGTTGGTGACTATCGGGCTTAA
- a CDS encoding arginine--tRNA ligase: MKRRLARVITQALNKARSTEVLNLAEIPAVQIEVPKITEHGDYATNVAMILAAGIRRPPRQVAEIIIQHLDPPEGMLDRVEIAGPGFINFFIHEPYWYQVLNDICRDGETYGTCDYWRGQKVQVEFVSANPTGPLHIGHGRGAALGDALANILAACGYQVEREYYVNDVGTQMRTLGLSLYLRLRQLEGQEVDFPDTCYQGDYIIELARQYQASYDRLPPGEPSEEELQALGEYAGRVILEEIRRDLDDFGVHFDHWFSEAQLFQDGSLERALAFLQEQGYLYEAEGALWFKATAFGDEKDRVVRRRNGATTYFASDVAYHWNKIQRGFDLVVDIWGADHHGYVPRLQAAVQALGTDQQFLKVILVQLVSLLRQGQPIAMTTRGGTFVTLREVMDEVGKDAARFIFLSRRSDAHLDFDLDLAKQQSAENPVYYVQYAHARLASVFRIATERGISLENLSNANLELLTLPEEIALIKLLASYPDVVEAAAQFLEPHRITFFLTDLAAQLHSYYYKHRFISESEELTQARLFLVQGIKTVLAQGLKLLGVEAPESM; this comes from the coding sequence ATGAAAAGGCGACTGGCCCGCGTTATTACTCAGGCCCTGAATAAGGCCCGGTCCACCGAGGTCTTAAATCTGGCGGAGATTCCAGCGGTGCAGATTGAAGTTCCCAAGATTACCGAACACGGGGATTATGCCACTAACGTGGCCATGATTTTGGCGGCTGGGATCCGGCGACCGCCCCGGCAGGTGGCAGAAATCATCATCCAACACCTGGACCCGCCGGAAGGCATGCTGGATCGGGTGGAAATCGCTGGTCCCGGGTTTATCAATTTTTTTATCCATGAGCCTTACTGGTATCAGGTGCTTAACGACATCTGCCGGGACGGAGAAACCTACGGCACCTGCGACTATTGGCGTGGCCAAAAGGTGCAGGTTGAATTTGTCAGCGCCAATCCCACCGGTCCTCTGCATATTGGCCATGGCCGAGGCGCGGCCCTCGGGGATGCCTTGGCCAACATCCTGGCCGCCTGCGGCTATCAGGTGGAGCGGGAATATTATGTCAATGATGTGGGCACCCAGATGCGCACCCTGGGCCTGTCGCTCTATCTGCGGCTGCGGCAGTTGGAAGGTCAGGAAGTAGATTTTCCCGACACCTGTTACCAGGGCGATTACATTATCGAGTTGGCCCGACAATATCAGGCTTCTTATGACCGCTTGCCGCCGGGGGAACCCTCGGAGGAGGAGTTGCAGGCCCTGGGGGAATATGCTGGTAGAGTAATTTTAGAGGAAATCCGGCGGGATCTAGATGACTTCGGCGTCCACTTCGATCATTGGTTCAGCGAGGCCCAGCTCTTTCAGGATGGCAGCCTGGAGCGCGCCCTGGCCTTTCTTCAGGAGCAGGGCTATCTCTATGAAGCCGAGGGAGCATTGTGGTTTAAGGCCACGGCCTTTGGGGATGAAAAAGACCGGGTGGTACGGCGACGTAATGGGGCCACTACTTATTTCGCCTCGGATGTAGCCTACCACTGGAATAAAATCCAGCGAGGCTTTGATTTGGTGGTAGACATCTGGGGGGCCGACCATCATGGCTATGTGCCGCGCCTGCAGGCCGCGGTACAGGCCTTGGGAACTGACCAACAATTCCTGAAAGTAATCCTGGTGCAACTGGTCAGTCTGCTGCGTCAGGGTCAACCAATAGCCATGACCACCCGGGGCGGGACTTTCGTTACCCTGAGGGAAGTGATGGACGAAGTCGGTAAGGACGCGGCCCGCTTTATCTTTCTCAGTCGGCGGTCTGACGCCCACCTGGACTTTGATTTGGATTTGGCCAAGCAACAGAGCGCGGAAAACCCAGTTTATTATGTTCAATATGCTCATGCCCGGTTGGCCAGTGTATTCCGCATTGCCACAGAGCGGGGCATCTCCTTGGAAAATCTCAGTAATGCCAACCTTGAGCTGTTAACCCTACCGGAAGAGATCGCCCTGATCAAACTATTAGCCAGTTATCCGGATGTGGTTGAGGCCGCCGCGCAATTCCTGGAACCCCATCGCATCACTTTCTTTCTCACCGATCTTGCGGCCCAATTGCACAGTTACTATTATAAACACCGGTTTATCTCTGAGTCTGAGGAGTTGACCCAAGCGCGTCTGTTTTTGGTACAAGGCATCAAAACCGTGTTGGCCCAAGGCCTGAAATTACTAGGGGTAGAGGCTCCGGAGAGTATGTAA
- the alr gene encoding alanine racemase, producing the protein MMINLAIDLAALRHNYRQLRAYCGHGVKMLAVVKADAYGHGLVPISRALVAEQVDYLGVAYLSEAMALRQAGINTPILLLMGLLPSDAAVAVAHNLEVVVFRRDIVEALAAQARQQGKQVRLHLKVDTGMGRLGLAPADTQGFLDWLRGFPELQVMGLISHFAVADQADKTYTLQQLARFNGLLQEARDNGWSLPLSHIANSAACLEVDAAHLGMVRPGIMLYGSPPAPERQPPVTLWPVMSLTTEILQLKRLPPGSSISYGCTFTTPAESLMAVLPVGYCNGYSRHLSNRGEVLIRGQRAPIRGRVCMNLTMVEVTHIPGVREGNPVTLLGADQGDRITGDELAAWAGTISYEIYCLLGNSNPRRFLGE; encoded by the coding sequence GTGATGATTAATCTGGCCATCGATCTTGCCGCGCTTCGCCATAATTACCGCCAGCTTCGGGCTTACTGCGGCCATGGAGTAAAAATGTTGGCGGTCGTCAAGGCAGATGCCTATGGGCATGGTTTGGTGCCAATTTCCCGTGCCCTGGTAGCTGAACAGGTGGATTATTTAGGGGTGGCCTATTTAAGCGAGGCTATGGCGCTGCGCCAGGCCGGAATTAACACCCCCATCCTGTTGCTCATGGGCCTGTTGCCCAGCGATGCCGCGGTCGCGGTTGCCCATAACCTGGAGGTGGTGGTCTTCCGACGGGATATCGTTGAAGCCCTGGCCGCTCAGGCCCGCCAACAGGGGAAACAGGTTCGCCTTCACCTCAAAGTCGATACTGGCATGGGACGGCTGGGGCTGGCCCCGGCGGATACCCAAGGCTTTTTGGACTGGCTGCGGGGCTTTCCGGAATTGCAGGTGATGGGGTTGATCTCTCATTTTGCGGTAGCTGATCAGGCCGATAAAACATATACTTTGCAACAGCTGGCCCGGTTTAATGGCTTGCTGCAGGAAGCCCGGGACAACGGTTGGTCGCTACCTCTAAGCCATATAGCCAATAGTGCCGCCTGCCTGGAAGTGGACGCCGCGCATCTGGGCATGGTGCGCCCCGGAATCATGCTCTATGGTTCCCCGCCGGCCCCGGAGCGTCAACCCCCGGTAACGCTTTGGCCGGTGATGAGCCTGACCACTGAAATCTTGCAGCTCAAGCGCCTGCCGCCGGGCTCTAGTATCAGTTACGGTTGCACTTTTACTACCCCGGCCGAGAGCCTGATGGCGGTCTTGCCGGTGGGCTACTGCAATGGCTACAGCCGCCATTTATCCAACCGGGGAGAAGTGCTGATCAGGGGCCAGCGGGCGCCGATTCGCGGCCGGGTCTGCATGAATCTGACCATGGTTGAAGTAACCCATATCCCGGGAGTGCGGGAAGGCAATCCGGTCACCCTCTTGGGGGCGGACCAGGGCGACCGGATTACCGGTGATGAACTGGCCGCCTGGGCCGGAACGATCAGTTATGAAATCTATTGTCTGTTGGGGAACAGCAATCCCCGGCGTTTTTTAGGTGAGTAA
- a CDS encoding M48 family metalloprotease, which yields MPRSIWGKKLCIGFTVICFITSFSTTPARSFFGDLTIEKEKQLGEEFFLQLQQYFNIIRDPFLNSYLNAVGQKLVQQVGPQPFRYHFSIIKDPSLNAFAVPGGYVFINTGLLLLMDNEDELAGVIAHEITHIHARHMAKRMKKATFTSIASLIGGLAAVLMGGAAAGPLLMGTQAASESVMLKYSRDDEREADTLGFKWMTEAGYNPREMVAIFSKMTRQRWFEGAEIPIYLKTHPEMEARIVRLSYLISTHNMTERTSGTSPAFTYFKLRLRALCNNPNQMLRDLKRRLAKDPGNVPVLYCLGLIYQRLGRRPEAIAAYKAALARDPQNRMIKRDLAILYYENNQTAAAQSQLEELLQRNSQDEVALFYLGRIKQDQHRWDEALALFEKVHGLNPTFSEVYYNLGTIYGEKKQLGQAHYYLGLHSCMAKDLPTALFHFRKALNYMGPRERYYREAKQQVARLEKMRVRVH from the coding sequence ATGCCCAGATCAATCTGGGGAAAGAAGCTCTGCATTGGTTTTACGGTCATCTGTTTTATTACCTCTTTCTCCACCACTCCTGCCCGCAGTTTTTTTGGCGACTTAACCATTGAAAAAGAAAAACAATTGGGGGAAGAGTTTTTTCTCCAATTACAGCAATATTTTAATATTATCCGGGATCCGTTTTTGAATTCTTATCTCAACGCTGTCGGACAGAAATTAGTTCAGCAGGTAGGTCCGCAACCATTTAGGTATCATTTTTCCATTATCAAGGATCCCTCCTTGAATGCCTTTGCCGTCCCCGGCGGCTATGTCTTTATCAACACCGGTCTGCTCCTGTTGATGGATAACGAAGATGAGCTGGCCGGGGTAATCGCCCATGAAATTACTCACATTCATGCCCGCCATATGGCCAAGCGCATGAAAAAGGCGACGTTCACCAGTATCGCCTCGCTAATCGGGGGACTGGCGGCGGTACTGATGGGCGGCGCCGCCGCTGGACCATTGTTGATGGGTACTCAGGCCGCCAGTGAGTCGGTGATGCTGAAATACAGCCGGGATGATGAGCGGGAAGCGGATACCCTGGGATTTAAATGGATGACCGAGGCTGGTTACAATCCTCGAGAAATGGTAGCCATATTTAGCAAGATGACCCGCCAGCGCTGGTTCGAGGGTGCCGAAATCCCTATCTATTTAAAGACTCACCCGGAAATGGAGGCTCGGATAGTTCGGCTATCCTACCTGATCTCGACCCATAATATGACCGAACGCACCTCAGGGACAAGTCCGGCGTTTACCTATTTCAAGCTGCGCTTAAGAGCCTTATGTAATAATCCGAACCAAATGCTGCGGGACCTTAAACGCCGCTTGGCCAAAGATCCGGGTAATGTTCCAGTCCTGTATTGCCTGGGACTGATCTATCAGCGGTTAGGCCGACGTCCCGAAGCAATAGCTGCCTATAAGGCGGCCTTGGCTCGGGATCCACAAAATAGAATGATTAAGCGGGACTTGGCCATTTTATATTATGAAAACAACCAGACGGCAGCGGCCCAGTCCCAACTCGAGGAACTCCTACAACGCAATTCCCAGGATGAGGTAGCCCTGTTTTATTTGGGCCGCATCAAACAGGACCAACACCGTTGGGATGAGGCTCTGGCTTTGTTTGAGAAGGTTCATGGTCTCAACCCGACTTTCTCGGAAGTTTACTACAACTTGGGAACCATCTATGGCGAAAAAAAGCAATTGGGACAGGCCCATTATTATTTAGGGTTGCATAGCTGCATGGCCAAAGATCTCCCTACCGCCCTTTTCCATTTCCGTAAAGCCCTTAACTATATGGGTCCGCGTGAACGTTATTATCGAGAAGCTAAGCAACAAGTGGCCCGTCTGGAAAAGATGCGGGTACGGGTCCATTAA
- the purE gene encoding 5-(carboxyamino)imidazole ribonucleotide mutase, with translation MTATEPQVGIILGSGSDWPQVAAAAQLLHHWGVAYEVTVASAHRSPARVQNYARQASARGLKVLIAAAGAAAHLAGVIASETILPVIGVPLAGSPLQGWDSLLATAQMPAGVPVAAMAVGTAGARNAAILATQILALSDERLRDILIRHKQDLVSRIEEQDAQLQAELAHSGLTGKAD, from the coding sequence ATGACCGCAACAGAGCCGCAGGTTGGAATTATCTTGGGCAGCGGGTCGGACTGGCCGCAGGTGGCGGCCGCCGCACAGCTATTGCACCACTGGGGCGTAGCCTACGAGGTGACGGTGGCTTCGGCGCACCGCTCGCCGGCCCGGGTACAGAATTATGCCCGGCAGGCTAGTGCCCGCGGCCTTAAAGTGTTGATTGCTGCGGCAGGGGCAGCCGCCCACCTGGCCGGGGTGATAGCCTCCGAGACCATTTTGCCGGTCATCGGAGTGCCGCTGGCCGGTTCACCTTTGCAGGGTTGGGACTCCTTGCTGGCCACGGCGCAGATGCCGGCCGGAGTGCCGGTAGCCGCCATGGCAGTAGGCACCGCCGGGGCCCGCAATGCCGCCATTTTGGCCACTCAGATTCTGGCCTTGAGTGATGAGCGTTTGCGAGACATTCTGATAAGACATAAACAGGACTTGGTCAGCCGGATAGAAGAGCAAGATGCGCAACTTCAGGCCGAGTTGGCTCACTCTGGTCTGACCGGCAAGGCTGATTGA